The Dioscorea cayenensis subsp. rotundata cultivar TDr96_F1 chromosome 8, TDr96_F1_v2_PseudoChromosome.rev07_lg8_w22 25.fasta, whole genome shotgun sequence genome segment CCATGCTTGAGCAGAAGTTTGATACAAATGGACTGAAGTTTGTTTCTTGCTGACTTGCCATTATTAAATGCATGAACCACTATAAATTTCTTAATCCTTCATTTAAGATAATACCTCACTTTATGCATAGGATTGATGCAATTACTGTAAACAGTTTCATGATCTTTTCATATAAGCATTCACACTTTTGTCCTACAACTTATTTTGATGAAAACCCAATGGACAGTAACTTACAACATGTGTTGTATACAGATAAGACCGGTTTTTGTATACAGATATTGATTATCACTTACAACATGTGTATCTTTCAGTGAACCCATGTTTATCTCCTCCAAGGAGAAAAACACCACCACTCAATTCCTCAACTAAGCATTctcataaaaactatttttccaACATTCATTTATTCACATTTTGTATTCATTTATAAACCATTTATCATTCCATGAAGCAGTCAACCATTGGTTTCACGCCATTAaccaaaaagagagagagaatatcATCCTCTACAACAAAAGCAATTCCCTTTTTCCAATCCACATCTGTAAGAGTTACAATTTCAACTAAAAATCATAGTTTCCTCAAATTTAATGATAAAAcggaaaaaccaaaaatattttcaagaaacaatgacgaataaaaaaatctaaaaactaatcatcaaaaaaataaaaaaataaaaaataaaggaaaaacagAGTGCACCTCTAAATCCAAAAACTTTGCATGAAGATAGATGTAAAAGATAAAGATCCCACGCAAACATAACATCAAAGAAGAAGTCTACTTACATTTGGAGCGAGCCCGGTCAGCGTGTTTGAATCCATCTCCAACCATCCCGGCATTGCGCTACAGATCGAACCCCACCGAGAACCGCAGTGAGCATTGACCACCGTCGCCCCCACGGAGCAAACCTCTCCGTCCGAATAACCTCTTGGCACCGCCCACTCAACCTATTTCCTACACTGCGCCACTGGTCCCCTACCAACAACCCAGCTCAAAAACCCTCGACACCCAAACTCCGAGAAAACCCCAAATCCATCCCCAGTCTTCCAAACACTCCCATCGAACAAGGGATAGCAACACCCAAAGCTAGTCCCATTCCGCTCGCACCGGCCACCATTGATCTCCTCGCAACCCGTCTTGCGGACGGGATCGAATCCTCGCAGATCGTAGAGGCGTAGGACATTGTTGGCAGTGATCGCGAAGAAGGAGCTCCGAGAGAAGACCGCGGACGCATCAAGATCGGAATACCAGTGATCgcaagaagaggaagatgaatTCGAGGAGTAATCAAGGAGAAGAGTACCGAAGGTCGAAATCGATGACGCTGGAGGAGAGCGGAGGAGAGGGAGAGGAAAGGCGAGGTGGAGTTAGGAGGTAGGAAAGGAGGAAGGCATCGATGGGAGGGGACGCAAGAGGCGTTAAGGTGGAAAGGGGAGGGATCCGGAGGTCGGCGAGAGGTTGGAGCAAGGAGAGGAGAGGGGcattgagaagaaaaaggaagagatgGAGGAGAAGAGACGCCattggagaaggaggagaaggccCTTGATGGAGAGGGAGAAGACGAGGATTTGAAGAGAAGGAGAGGGGCGGGTGCGAGGAGCACATGGGAGTGAGGGAAGGTGGGAGAAGACGAGGCCTGGATGCGCGCGAACGAGACTAGGGCATGTCGagaaacttaaattttttataatttcaggggcttttttaaataattttctttttcccaaAACTGGGTTCAAATCCTCCCAATAGCAAAGTGGTGATAATAGGTCCCTATCATGAGCTTCGGTTTGTAACTTGTGCCTCGTGTCCTTATATGAGAGTGTAGGATTTGATATTTACATTCTGGTTTTTTACACGCCCATAACTCTTGTGGCTTATTcactttgttaaaaaatatatatacaccactATAAATATAGTGGAATGttatgaaaataatgaatatacAGATTCATGATCGAATTTTTGGGTAAATAATACTATATAATATTGTGTATAGGATGTCAGATTGTTCTTCTCCATAGTTGTATAGCAAAAGAATTTATTAACTCCATTTGATTTCTGAAATATCTTTTGAAtatgcacatgacaatactctAATCGTCACATTTGATGTTTGATCgacaaagtaaataaatttttaggggTTATTAACTGATGCTATATGCATCTGCATGTTTTTATGACAACcctgttcttttttttttttaattctgctttttgtttttttaggggGTTTAATAaggtgtttgtatttttttatatttacccTTGTagtatataaaaatttcatataatgtGCAAACACAtccaatatataattatcggtCAAGAACTAACATTTCAATTCGGTCTACGAACTTGTATTTATGAATTAAATGAGAAAACAAaggagtttatttatttatttatttttccgttaaattcatatatatatatatatatatatccggattaattttttacatatgaaaatttttattctacatggtatttggttttattgaaaatatacaCTAAGCGAATTTTCAGATAtatagagataaaaataaaaatgttattttaaacaaatctcttaaaaattatgtaaaaatattaattaaataataattaacctttTAATTACATTAAATCCAATAGGAAGAGTTACATTGGTAGAGTCTCCATTGTGGAATCTGAATAGttgatggataaaaaaaaaatgccaacGACCATTTGATCTATTGACATCGGGTCCCTTGCGTAGGGTGTTCGTCTtgagtgtcgagcgtggctccccgagttcgatcccaatctcgcgcaaggtgagggcacagTTCGGTGGTGAGCGCTGCTACCCCACGTGTTCGTCCCTGGGTTCCGGcgcttgtcgcctttctcaaaaagaaataaaaaaataaaaattaaaaaattaaaaaaatattttaacaaatacaaaataaaattttgacaattttttttttatataaaaacaacaaacactatatatatcaaGAGTATAAACATGGGTTGGGAATTAAGCATCTAACTCGTGCACCCACAATCTACGATCATTaccattattttttcaaatgagTCTTGAATTCATCATCGTTTTCCACAATAAGGTTAAGTACCACTAGGCTataaattttttggtttgatatcatttctttaataacattttttttttcaatattattttttattgagattttacaaaataataattcaaaagatttttattttttaatatttttttacatgaacctaattataacaaaatatagtttttataattttaaaaataaatttctattttcttatGTGCCATATACACACTAATGGATCCcctattttgataaaaaaaaaaataaattattattattattatttaattttttctggAATAGAGCTTTGAGAAATACCCTTATTAAAATGGAATTTATGATACGATATCTATCCAATataacctttttaattttttaaaaattaaattttatatagagtCTCAActgaaaaatacaataaaatgcaaataaaataaattatataattgaaatttgaaaaggaTGCATATGCAAATAtgtggtgattttttttaattttcaagtaTTTCTGGACTTGGTTATAATTCATGCATAACACTTtctttttaacctttttaaaaggaaaaatggCACTCAAGATCacattggaaaaaataattaataataaaaaataattaatgatataaaaattgataataagttCAACCCAACAGATTCAAATTTTATGCGACACAGCTTATGCAGCCAACAAATCATTGCATAATAAAAGTGTCGCTATACTGTGTCGCAAAACCAATTGCATGCTAGGGTGCAACATTTACGACAAAGTTTTGCGACGCCAATAGATCATTGCAAATATGCGTCGCAACGTGTGTCGCAAACCATTACATGGTATGTGCAAAAACTTTTGCGACAAAATTGGCGACATTCTTGGATGGTCATTTTTTTGCGCCGTAATTTGGTTAAATTTGCaacgtttttggttttttgtcacaaatagttacaatttgtgtcgcaaatcTGCGCAAATATATGTGTCGCAAAAagcattttttcttgtagtgatataAAAGCCTTACAAACCAACTAACTGAAATACAAAGAGATAAGAAACCATATCTAACAAACTCATGATATGACTAAATCCTAATAATAATAGGGATTTATTAACTAAATCCTAACATCCATCATCTTATTTTAATCATAGAGAATTAGTCATAGATGATACTTTCTAGATAAACAACTCCACTAGAAATATCTTCCATCTAttgcttttttttgttgtattttttttttttttggatatttcAATGtgataatcattttaatttatattttcttgatttgttgTGTGCTTTATTTGATATGAATCTTCCCAAAAATTAGCTTCTACTTATGTATACCATTAAAAATTAGTTGTAGATTATTACAAATGAgaaactaaattatttttattagaaaaattgcATGAAATTTTTGTCCTCTAGAGTAGTTTTATGGGGTATATAAGTATGTTAATTGTAtgaataaatattgttaaaatataaatatatgtttgataAACAGTGTTTTTGACTTTCTTGAATGCCTATAGGGTTAACCCAAGGCCCATACaagatttaatattatttgacaactttgatattattattatatacatgtatattaaggtgtatatgtgactatgtcattattgtcatcatcattatgattatgattatgattcttattcttattattattatcatcaatattATTACTTGACTCACATACTTGTAAAATGCTTGTTATTTCAATATGGATGAATTACTTGTATTGGATTCTATGTTGTTGTTTATCTCAAGATTGTGTTTGAATTtgtcatttcatatttttcaatttatttattgcaatagatgatttattttgatgtaaaaaatgcataagtatattatttgtgaatatATAGGTTCTATTTTTCATAAACGAGCTTTATAAACGAGCTTTGCAAACGAGCTTCATGAACGAGCTTCTAAACGAGCATTTAGCGAACACGAGCTCAAACGAGCTTCTAAACGAGCTTCTAAATGAACTCCAGCTTGAACGAACTAATAAACAAGCTTTATCTAGTAGAGCTTGAGCCGAGCTCGAATTTAATAATTCCTCAAACGAGCCGAGCTCAAACAATATTTAAAGCTCGATTCAAGccacgagccgagctcgagctcatcTTTTTAGTCACGAGCCGAGCTCGAACACATAAAAGATAGGCTCAGCTCTGCTCGAATACACCCCTAGGTGTTATGAATAGGTAATACATTAAAATAAGTCATTGCACGTTGTATCGGATGAAATTTTCCAAGAAActgattattaataaaatttaaaccaattatatttttaaaaaaatatctatatcttctatatatatatattaaagtaaaaaaaatcttatgccagctcttattaaaaaaatttccaccaaaatcatataatattataacaatattaaaatatttataattatctttaatattgcactaaaactttaaaagcaaattataatttcaacattatttgtaatttaaaaaagtatctataatttcaaaaaattgacagactttgatataaaaatattgttgaaatataaacttcaattaattgtcGATTATTAGAGGGGTTGTactataataatatgaaaatatttgtaatttagctctaaattaattacaaattattagaGGAACTACATTGCTAAAGCacgaaaatatttgtaatttaatcctaaattaattaagatttattgaaaacaataaattataattaaaatggtacattaattcatattttatacatgaatttattatagtgttttttattaatttacaaaaGATAATACTTTTTTATCAACTTTATCTCCATTTGGCATTTGGCTAAAAACAGGTAGTTAGAGAATCATTGATAATAATAAGTGAatctataataaattttaaattttagattaagggtgtttttttttaaagtttgagaATCAATACATTTAGTTAAGtttcaaacattattatcaaaattataaaaattatatcgattgcaaatattatttttaacatatatttatcTCTCTTATGCATAACTCGGTCATAACACTAGGAGGCAGCAAATTTTCCAAACACTTAGTTTTGtaaataacttataaatattagttcaaaatattcagattttttttaaaaaaaaaattcatgcattatttttaataaaattgataaaaataaatatcattaatgcttcttcctttctttctaatGGGCTTGCACTATTTGCTTTTTATTAGGCGGAATAAAACCAACCTTGAGGCCGTAAATAGGGGTCGGAAGCGGGTTCATCCCCTCTCCTGCCGTTTGTAtgtcatattaatatattttctcaattttctccaatatcttaaatttattttatcattatgaattatattgatagaatactttaataaaaaaaaacttagataacattatataattatatataagcCTTTgctcattcattttaaattttttcacatTGAGCTCATGAATTGAAAGCATTTTTTTTGTGATGTGAAATAcatttatttgtaaataattatattaattatttctcttCCCAACAGAGTAACActtgagggaaaaaaatatataatttcaactttattggaattaatttaatatattttctcaatattttctaatatttttaaattattccattgaaaaaaaatttataactggACATTGAAAATATAATACGTTACAATTAAGCAAAGataatatctaattttttttaaaataaacttagCTTAATTAATTGTAGTTCTGAATTAAATCTTTGTTCAAACTCTTAATATTGAAATAAGCATCTTTAATAATTGTCTGAACCTGTCTTTTTATTCTTACACTAAccggtgatatatatatatatatatatatatattctagaTATTTGCATACAGAAGACTAGAATAAGAATAAATCGTAAGTTTTTATATCCACCATCAAGTTTCATGCTTGGTCATAAACACTGTTAAGTTTGATGACGTAGATTAGCACTATTTGACAAGCTAAGTTATAACATGGCAAGAGTGGACGTGACGATGGCTGACTCATCAAAGAGGAAGAGGATGATGCATTTGATGACGATGAATATTAATAAATCTTCAAGAgatatgaagatcaaggtgagATTTTATTTAGAAGATTTTCCTCTCATTAaagtcatgtgatgataaactatttttggaaagtgcatcaagtctataggatctcttcaagaaagataagttttattttagcaatgattatctatccttggtaagatccgggatgataattcatatctttgatagaactccttttaagaaagatctatttggaGAGAGAGAGTAATATTCTATCATCGGCAGAATTCAAGATCAGTGAAGATTGTATGAACTAAGagattaatttttatcataaaaactcAGGAAGGAGAAGAAACTTTCTACCGAAAAGTTTTGAAGATTATATTAATGTCTTTGATGACTTAAGCTTTATATGAAGCTTctgtttgttttcattacagCTATTTCAATTTCTTTACATTGTCACATGACTAACATGTGATATAATTGGCTGTGTATGAAGAACAGAGTCTATATATAGCTCTTGTtctaattgttttgattttcaatCCTTCAATGAgaatctttctcttcttcttattcttcaaaCCTTGTATCGTTCTTGTTCTTGGTTTTCTTCTCATTTGCAGCAGGTCTCAATCATGGAGTGGAGTAGCATGATGCTTTCCATTTTGCAGGAATGAATGTAATGATGTTCTTCATCATTCTAGTGGTTTGAATAGAAATTTGAAGATGATCTGTGAGTATTCTCTTTaaaacatggtatcagagagatcAATCTGAGTTTTCTCTgcattttggtttggtttttcaTCTTGATTCTGAGATTGAAGGTTTACTAATTGAATTGGTGCTGGCTCTTGAGAGTTTTCTTTACTCTAGTCTTGGATCTTATGTATGAAGATTATTTCACTGCTGAAAGGTCTTCAATGGATTCTtctaatgtttttttccttcaatcCTCTGATAATCCTGGTATAATGCTAGTTTCCAAACCATTTGATGGTAATGGTTATGGTGCTTGGAGAAGAGCCATGGAGATAGCTTTGACAGCCAAGAACAAACTGGTTTTTGTGAATGGTTCTTGCAAGAGACCGAGTGTTGCTTCTATTGATCTACAAAACTGGGAGAGGTGTAATAGTATAGTCATCTCTTGGATTTTAAATGGTCTTACCAGTGATATATCTGGAAGTGTAGTTTACATAAAAACAGCTAGAGAGATGTGGTTGGAATTGGAAGGTAGATTTGGGCAATTGAATGGTCCTCTCTTGTATCAGTTGCAAAAGGAGCTTAGCCAAGTCTATCAAGGATATAGTTCTGTTACCTCATATTTCACCAGAATTAAAAGTCTCTGGGATGAAATTCAGTGTTTAAATGACATGCCTCTTTGTCAATATTGTATGGGAGTTGAACAAGCAAAGTATGAAGAAAAACAGAAATTGGCTCAGCTATTAATGGGGTTAAATGAAAGTTATAGTGCAACAAGAGGGAACATTTTGATGATGAAGCCTTTTCCTTCTGTCAGAGAAGCTTACTCTATTTGGATTGAAAAGGAGAAACAGAGAGAAGTTTCTTCTACTATGCAGTTTAATTCTGAAGTTGTTTCTATGAATGCAGGATCTTTGCctagaaattattcaacaaagaATGTTCCTCAATTTCCttacaaaaacaaatcagatTTCAGGAAAATTATCTGTGAATATTGCAAGAAAACTGGTCACAGCAAAGACAAATGCTTCAAGTTGCATGGTTTTCCTAATTCCTGAAGAAATAATAAGGAGTTTGGGAAGAGATTGGTATCTTCTGTTCAAGGAAATAATTCAGAAATCTTGTCTACATCATAGGATTCACACATTCCTGAATTAACTACAGCTCAATTACACAAG includes the following:
- the LOC120267384 gene encoding uncharacterized protein LOC120267384, with amino-acid sequence MADSSKRKRMMHLMTMNINKSSRDMKIKRDQSEFSLHFGLVFHLDSEIEVLDLMYEDYFTAERSSMDSSNVFFLQSSDNPGIMLVSKPFDGNGYGAWRRAMEIALTAKNKLVFVNGSCKRPSVASIDLQNWERCNSIVISWILNGLTSDISGSVVYIKTAREMWLELEGRFGQLNGPLLYQLQKELSQVYQGYSSVTSYFTRIKSLWDEIQCLNDMPLCQYCMGVEQAKYEEKQKLAQLLMGLNESYSATRGNILMMKPFPSVREAYSIWIEKEKQREVSSTMQFNSEVVSMNAGSLPRNYSTKNVPQFPYKNKSDFRKIICEYCKKTGHSKDKCFKNSSQQSDEIARNVNMVTNSTTMAGPFTEEASGSW